The Thermoplasmata archaeon genome contains a region encoding:
- a CDS encoding YfbM family protein, producing the protein MPLPVIAAEGEWSAVGMYTSLRRITTEQLASLQTNPGLTARYVDPDDDEYGWAEGFPQGPVLDLDKSWQVLHYLLNGDPVGGEPPLKDAVMGRTAIGESMAYGHAHYLTPDQVSAVANALNGIEETRLRAAFDPAKLDEAKVYPGAWLPRIPAPEPKGLFRGRNARSEAIAQARSRQMTEFLDFAMGRYRALVAFYHEAATKGEAVLVWIA; encoded by the coding sequence ATGCCGCTGCCCGTCATTGCCGCAGAGGGAGAGTGGTCCGCCGTGGGCATGTACACTTCGTTACGCCGCATCACAACGGAACAGTTGGCGAGCTTGCAGACGAATCCAGGGCTGACGGCGAGATACGTAGACCCCGATGACGACGAATATGGATGGGCGGAGGGGTTCCCTCAAGGTCCGGTTCTCGACCTGGACAAGTCGTGGCAGGTGCTCCACTATCTGCTCAACGGCGACCCGGTGGGAGGCGAGCCCCCGCTGAAGGACGCGGTTATGGGGAGGACCGCAATCGGCGAGAGCATGGCGTACGGCCACGCTCACTACCTGACCCCGGACCAGGTCAGCGCCGTGGCCAACGCCCTGAACGGCATCGAAGAAACCCGTCTTCGGGCGGCGTTCGACCCCGCGAAACTTGATGAAGCCAAGGTGTACCCCGGAGCTTGGCTACCAAGGATTCCAGCACCCGAACCTAAGGGTTTGTTCCGGGGACGCAATGCGCGATCCGAGGCCATCGCGCAGGCTCGTTCAAGGCAGATGACCGAGTTTCTCGACTTCGCCATGGGCAGGTACCGCGCCCTCGTGGCGTTCTATCACGAAGCTGCGACAAAGGGCGAAGCCGTGCTCGTCTGGATTGCCTGA
- a CDS encoding prefoldin subunit beta has translation MSMKEISPQLQNQIAQYQQLQQQLQLLAQQRLQLEAKLREIEGTLEELNKLTGETPIYKSIGMLLVRQDDREALKKELEDHKETLTVRVKSIQKQEKSLSERYEQLGEKIQAALGGTPGKAPADET, from the coding sequence ATGAGCATGAAGGAGATATCGCCCCAGTTGCAGAACCAGATCGCCCAGTACCAGCAGCTCCAGCAGCAGCTCCAGCTTCTCGCGCAGCAGCGCCTGCAGCTCGAGGCGAAACTTCGGGAGATCGAGGGCACGCTCGAGGAACTCAACAAGCTCACCGGCGAGACGCCGATCTACAAGAGCATCGGAATGCTCCTCGTGCGCCAGGACGATCGCGAGGCTCTGAAGAAGGAGCTCGAGGACCACAAGGAGACGCTCACCGTGCGCGTGAAGTCGATTCAGAAGCAGGAGAAGTCCCTGTCCGAGCGCTACGAGCAGCTCGGCGAGAAAATCCAGGCCGCGCTCGGCGGCACGCCCGGGAAGGCTCCCGCGGACGAGACCTGA
- a CDS encoding KEOPS complex subunit Pcc1, with the protein MPRATIILEGPEASVVRMALSPEAGRDVPHAHVSVAGTARRLTITIDAHDTGALRAAVNSYLRWSDVAARVRREVTE; encoded by the coding sequence ATGCCGAGGGCCACGATCATCCTGGAAGGACCCGAGGCGTCCGTGGTGCGGATGGCGCTGTCCCCCGAGGCGGGCCGGGACGTCCCCCACGCGCACGTCTCCGTGGCGGGGACCGCCCGTCGCCTCACGATCACCATCGACGCGCATGACACCGGCGCGTTGCGCGCCGCGGTGAACTCGTACTTGCGGTGGTCCGATGTGGCCGCGCGCGTGCGGCGAGAGGTGACGGAATGA
- a CDS encoding DNA-directed RNA polymerase subunit P — MYKCAKCLEPIRTNINTVGIQCERCGSKIFYKERPNVKKVVKAR, encoded by the coding sequence ATGTACAAGTGCGCCAAGTGCCTCGAGCCCATCCGCACGAACATCAACACGGTCGGGATCCAGTGCGAGCGCTGCGGTTCCAAGATCTTCTACAAAGAACGGCCCAACGTGAAGAAGGTCGTCAAGGCCCGGTGA